A part of Aegilops tauschii subsp. strangulata cultivar AL8/78 chromosome 2, Aet v6.0, whole genome shotgun sequence genomic DNA contains:
- the LOC141041175 gene encoding uncharacterized protein: protein MTHFRREPIWFEVVDLDSPYHALLGRPALAKFMMVPHYAYLKAKMLGPKGIITIADDYKKLVECAAASSCLAESLVIVEEKHLLDWAVAMASKQPSMPSNPKDVEAKGSFQPAKETKKIILDLAHLEQYAVMGSNLDIK from the coding sequence ATGACCCACTTCCGCCGAGAGCCtatctggttcgaggtggtcgACTTGGACAGTCCCTACCACGCGCTCTTGGGCCGTCCAGCATTAGCCAAGTTCATGATGGTTCCGCACTATGCGTACCTGAAGGCGAAGATGCTGGGTCCCAAGGGCATCATCACCATTGCCGACGACTACAAGAAGTTGGTTGAGTGCGCCGCAGCCAGCTCCTgcctggccgagtccctcgtcaTCGTCGAAGAGAAGCACCTCCTtgactgggctgtggccatggccagcaagcagccgtCCATGCCATCTAACCCCAAGGATGTTGAGGCCaagggctccttccagccagcCAAGGAAACCAAGAAGATCATCTTGGACCTGGCGCACTTGGAGCAGTACGCTGTCATGGGTTCCAACCTCGACatcaaatag